Below is a window of Tolypothrix bouteillei VB521301 DNA.
ACTTCCGGTAAATCAAAGGCTGGTCGATCCGGATTGAACCCCATAATCAATACACCAGTTTCCTTGCGTGTTTGGGGATTTTTCCAATCAATAAAACCAAGATACATTCCATCCGCTGACTTGACCCCCGGTATATCTCTTGCTTGTAACAATCTCCTTCGGGGAAATGTAGACAGGTATGCCAAGTTTCGTGCTTGAGGGCTAACTAAAAAAATGTCAGCATTCATGCTGCGATGCAATCGAGTGTTACTATCAAATAGTGCAGTCTGAAAACCCAACTGCATAAACATCAGAACATCAGCAAAGGCAATACCTGAAAGTGCTACCAAAAAACGCCCTTTTTGATGGGTGAGTTGCAGCCATCCCAAAGGCGTTCGTCGCCCTATTTCTTGAACAATGAACCCAATCATAATACGATCACCCACTTACTAACTACTTTACAGCCGCAAGGCATTGCGCCTCTAGCAACTACTAAGGACTAACAACTCATGAATTACAGAGCGATCGTTGCTGTAATTTGCAAATTAGAGAATTGTGCTGCTTTCCGGCTCGATGAAACATCGAGCCGAACGTGGACTTCCACGACTCTTGCATCGATGTTGCTTGTAGGATCGCTGTTAACGACGTTTTGCCTCTGGACTTGCCAACCAACTCGCTCCACGACTCCTTGTAATTCATCAGGCATAGACTCGCTTGTTAAGCGTACTCTCTGACCCGTTCGCACTTTCTTGATATCGCTCTGATAAACTTCTGCTACTGCATACATCTGGCTGGTTTGCCCCATGTCTGCAATGCCTTCATCAGATACGACTTCTCCAGGACGGCTGTAAATCTTTAAGACTTGACCTTCTTGAGGCGATCGCACAAAAGCTTGTCTGAGATTTGCTTCGGCTTTTTTCACGGCTGCTATGGCTCGATTGACTTCAGCTTGAGCTGTTGCCACATCCACAGCACGCACTTCGGCAATTCTATCTAACGTCGAGCTGCTTTCTTTAATTTGCTGGTCTCGCGATGTTTCAATACGCTTGAGGTTTGCTCTGGCTTCTGCGAGTTGTTGTTCTCCAGTAGCTTCTATACGTTTGAGGTTAGCTCTAGCTTCTGTAAGTTGTTGGTTTCGCGATGCTTCTATGCGTTTGAGGTTGGCTTTTGCTTGTGCCTGTTGTTGCTGTGCAGTTGCTAGAGTTAAGCGCTTGTTATCTAGTAAAGATATAGCGATCGCTCCCTGCTCGTACAATTTTTTATAGCGTTGGTATTCTGCTTGGCTATTGTCCACTTGTGCTTGAAACTGAGCAATTGTGGCTTTTTGTGCTTCTATTTCTGTTTCTTTTTCTGCTTCGAGGCGGGCGACGGTAGCTTTTTGTGCCTCAATTGCTGTATCTTTCTCTGCCTGTAAGCGAGCAACAGTCGCTTTTTGTGCTTCTATTTCTGTCTCTCTTTCTACTTGTATGCGGGCGACAGTCGCTTTTTGTGCATTTATTTCGCCCTGTTTGGCACCTGCTTTTACCTGGGCTAGATTTGCTTGTGCCACTCGCACCTGTTCTTGTGCTTCTGATAATGCTGCCGCAAGGCGATCGCGATTATCTAAAATAGCGATTAACTGCCCTTGTTGTACCATAGTTCCTTCTCGAACTAGGAGTTGTTCTACCCGACTTCCTTCAGCTGATACCGGTGCAGACAGTTTTACCACCTCTCCTTTAGGCTCCAATCGTCCCAATGCTGTTACTGTTTTAATCTCTGGAACAATCGTCGGTTGCTGTTGGCTCGCCGCAGCATTGCTCTGAAATTTTTGTACTGTATAAAGACTTAAGCCTCCTGCTATAAAAGTTGCTAAGAGCACCAGAAGAGCAGGCGGACGCAAAAAAGGCTTTAAAGGAGATGAACCCTCAAACTTGGACGAGTGTTCCAGCATAGTTATGTTTCCATCAGGTAAAAACTAAACCGTTTAGTCTTATAATATATCTTAACTAAACTAATAAATTGAGTTTTGCTTCTACCAGTTTTTATTTATACTCACCAAAGTCTAATCTCCTATGGTGGTTGTGCTTTCCAACACAACTCAAAAGAACCAACTTTTGCGAGATATAGCATAGAAGAAGCGTATCCAAGAGCAGGTGTAGAAACCATATATCTTAGGTAGCATTTTTCTATTTTTTATTAGTGACAAAAAATACATAGATATAATAAGTAGCGAGTGTTGCTTTTTTATAATTTCTATCCTAAGATGTGTTGCAAAAATCCAAATTTAGTAATATGTGAACCCAAAAATTTACGGACAATTGCTCGTAATGAGGTAGTGAAAATTATCCTCTTACTCTCTGTACGGGCGCGGGTGCAATGCATTGCGTCCCGACTTTCGAGACCCTAATTCCTATTCTCACACCAGGACTGTAAAAAATGGTAAAAGCAAGAATAACTGAAGTTGAACGGGATAATTCAGCAGATAAGGTCGAACAGATTTTGCAAGGTGCGATGCAGGAGTTTCTCTCCCACGGCTATGCCGGAACCAGTATGGATAGAGTAGCGTCGTGCGCGGGTGTTTCCAAGGCAACGGTTTACAGTCACTTTCAAGATAAACAAGGCTTATTTAAAGCACTGATAGAAAAACTAGCGCAAGAACGATTTCATTCGGTTTTTGGAACAACACCGTTAAAAGGAAATCCTAAAGTAGCCCTGCGTCGATTGGCATTAAAAGCATTGAATGAGATGCGTGATGACGAAGAGTACCGTGCGTTTTATCGAGTCTTGATAGGAGAGTCCGGGCGTTTTCCCGAATTGGCTCAGTTTTGTGTTGGTAGTTTGATAAAGCCTGCGATCGATACAGTCAGTCAATATCTAGCAACCTATCCAGAACTGAAGATAGCCGATACGGAAGCAACAGCAATGCTTCTTGTGGGTTCATTGAGCCAATTTGTCATGATTCAAGAGACCATGCACGGTAAGAATATTATTCCCATGGAGAGCGAACGATTTATTGACGCGTTAATAGATTTGATTTTGAAGCCAGTTGCGGAAATTTAGCTTGGGATTATTGTTCATTTGTAAATCTTCTGTGGGAATACTATGGGTGTACGCAAAAGTTCCCCCTATCTTACTTTGGTCAACCCGCCTAATGCAGAGGAGTCACTCCAGCACCGTAAAAGCATTCTCATTACAGTTTGTTCTGATTGTTCCATTTGTCTTGCAAATATTTGGAGCAGTAGGTTTAGTTGGGTATTTGTCTTTTAAGAATGGACAAAAAGCGGTCAATGACCTCGCAGACCGGTTGATGGAAAGAACCAGCAGTATCGTAGATCAACATTTAAATTCTTATTTATCCGTCCCGACTAAAGTCCTACAGATAAACTCTGATGCAATCGAATTGGGATTGCTCAATGTACGCGATCGCAAAACTGCGGGAAAGTATTTCTGGAAACAGATCCAAGCTTATGACTTGAGTTACATCGGTATTGGGCTAAAGACAGGAGAGGGAGTTGGTGCCGGTCGTTATGATGGCAAAAACCTCGTAATTGATGATTGGGGTCCCAAACCTCCAAAAAATTGGTATATCTATGCTACAGATAACCGGGGAAATCGTACTAAGGTGGTTAATGTATTGGATTGGAATAACTTCAAAGAACCCTGGTACACGGAACCCATAAAAGCAGGTAGACCCATTTGGTCACCATTTATCACAGCGAACTATCCCAATTATCCTTTCATTGTTGCCTCAATGAGTCGCCCGATCTATAACAGGGAGAATCAACTGTTGGGGATGGCTGCGGCTGATATTCATTTATTAAAGTTAAGCGATTTTTTACGGCGTTTGGATATCGGTCACTCCGGACAGGTTTTTATTGTAGAGCGCAACGGAATGATGATTGCCAACTCTAGCGTACAGCAGCCCTTTACCAAGTTCAAAGACAAAATTCTAAGATTGAAGGCGATCGACAGCCCAGATCCAATGGTTAAAGAAGTTGCTCAACAAATTCAGCAAACCTTCAATGCGTTTGAGTCTATTACGGAATCTAAAAAACTGGCATTTCATTGGCTTGGAGAACAATATTTTGTACACGTTACTCCTTGGCGCGATCGACACGGGCTAGATTGGCTGGTGGTGGTTAGCATCCCAGAACAAGCTTTTATGACGCAAGTCAACGCCAATACCCAGACTAGCATTTTGCTTTGTATGGCTGCATTGGTAGTGGCAACACTTATGGGTCTTCTGACTTCTCATTGGATTACACGCCCTATTGTACGACTTAATAAAGCAAGTCAGGCAATGGCATCTGGTAATTTAGACCAAACAGTAGAAATCAGCAGTATCCAAGAACTGAACAGTCTCGCTCATTCCTTTAATGACATGGTAGGTCAACTCCGGCAATCTTTTAGTGCGTTAGAAAAAAGCAATGTCCAATTAGAAGACCGTGCTGCTGAACTCAAAACTACTTTAAGTGAGTTGCAACGTACCCAAGCACAAGTCATGCAAAATGAAAAAATGGCTAGTCTCGGTCAACTAGTTGCGGGTGTCGCTCATGAAATTAACAATCCAGTCAGCTTTATCCACGGTAATATTACTTATCTCCACGAATACACTCAAGATTTATTGAGGATATTGCATCTTTACCAGCAACACCCTCTCAGCAACGATCCAGAGATTCAAGCTCTGGCTGAAGAAATCGATTTAGAGTTTCTAATGGAGGATTTACAAAAAATTCTTACTTCCATGAAAACTGGAACTGATAGGATTCGCAATATCGTGTTGTCGCTACGAAACTTTTCGCGGGTGGATGAGGCTGATTGGAAAGCAGTGGATATTCATGAGGGAATTGAAAGTACGCTGTTGATTCTGCAACACCGCCTGAAAGACAAATCAGAACGTCTGGGAATTCAAGTCATTCGCAATTATGGTAATTTACCGCAGGTAGAATGTTATCCCGCACAACTGAATCAAGTTTTCATGAATATTCTCGTAAATGCGATAGATGCGTTAGATGAGGTTAATGCCAAACGCACATATGAGGAGAGAGAGAAAAATCCCAGTTACATTACTGTCCGTACCTCAATTAGAGATTCGCAGTGGGTAGAAATTGCCATTGCTGACAATGGCATAGGAATGTCTCAAATCGTCAAAAACCAAGTCTTCGATCCTTTTTTCACAACTAAACCTGTCGGTAAAGGTACGGGGATGGGTATGGCAATCAGTTATCACATTATCACTGAAAAACATGGTGGGAGATTGGAATGTTTTTCTAGTTTTGGCACAGGAACTGAATTTATTGTTCTATTACCTTTAAAATCTCCACTGACTATTCAGGAGTACAAACCCTTACATCTTTAGTAACTACCGAGTACAAAGTTAAGAAACAAGAATTTGATGTGAATTTTTTGTAAAAAACGTAACATTGCTTGGTAACTGGAGTAGAGTTAAGAAGACCTTAAGAAATAGCTTTGGCAATCGACATGAAAGCGCTAATCCAGATAGAAAAGTCTATTCAAAACACTTATTTTGTTTCTAGCCGTTTTTCATAAATTGCTAGAGTTTTCGCCTTTCAGTGATATTGCTTAATTAAAATTGGAAATAAAAATCAATTATACAAAAAAGCAGCAAAATTACGTATTCTTTTTCTACTCGTGTGAGAGTGCTGTGAAGTAGGTTGTCGAAGCTTGCCAATTAAGGTTGAATGTATTGCTTTCGGTTACCTTTGATTTATATAACTCTGGCAATGGTTTCGACTCGTCGCTACGCATACACAAATCAGCATAGGCTAAACAGGGCAAACAAACTGTTGGCACAACAGCTAGCTACAGAATGTAGTTCTGGGTGTCAGAAAACCCATCACGGGCTACAAATGGAATTAAAAATTTGTCAGCAGTCAAAGACAGGCTTGCAAGAACTACTTAATTCTTTGGTAGAACTTAGCCCTTTTCCTATTATGGTCGTCTGCTTAAAAAGCGGTCAGATTCTATTGAAAAATCAGCTTATAGAACCTTTTTTTGGAGTGGAGTCAGGCAAAACACTCGATAAAATTACTACTAGCTTTTGTACTCAACCTGCTTTATGGTTTGATTTGGTTAAACAACTATACAGAGGCAAAACTTTAACATTACAGACAGCACAACTCAAAAAAGCGAATGGAACTTCTTTTGAAGCTGGCATTTCAGCTAAATCTGTTAACTACGAAGGTAAGCGAGTCGCATTGTTAACTTTTACGGATGAAACCGAGCAATTGAAAATACAGCAGAGGGATGCTTTATTGACAAATGCTATGGAATTCTCAGACACAACAAAATGGCGACAGGTAGAGA
It encodes the following:
- a CDS encoding biotin/lipoyl-binding protein, which translates into the protein MLEHSSKFEGSSPLKPFLRPPALLVLLATFIAGGLSLYTVQKFQSNAAASQQQPTIVPEIKTVTALGRLEPKGEVVKLSAPVSAEGSRVEQLLVREGTMVQQGQLIAILDNRDRLAAALSEAQEQVRVAQANLAQVKAGAKQGEINAQKATVARIQVERETEIEAQKATVARLQAEKDTAIEAQKATVARLEAEKETEIEAQKATIAQFQAQVDNSQAEYQRYKKLYEQGAIAISLLDNKRLTLATAQQQQAQAKANLKRIEASRNQQLTEARANLKRIEATGEQQLAEARANLKRIETSRDQQIKESSSTLDRIAEVRAVDVATAQAEVNRAIAAVKKAEANLRQAFVRSPQEGQVLKIYSRPGEVVSDEGIADMGQTSQMYAVAEVYQSDIKKVRTGQRVRLTSESMPDELQGVVERVGWQVQRQNVVNSDPTSNIDARVVEVHVRLDVSSSRKAAQFSNLQITATIAL
- a CDS encoding TetR/AcrR family transcriptional regulator; this encodes MVKARITEVERDNSADKVEQILQGAMQEFLSHGYAGTSMDRVASCAGVSKATVYSHFQDKQGLFKALIEKLAQERFHSVFGTTPLKGNPKVALRRLALKALNEMRDDEEYRAFYRVLIGESGRFPELAQFCVGSLIKPAIDTVSQYLATYPELKIADTEATAMLLVGSLSQFVMIQETMHGKNIIPMESERFIDALIDLILKPVAEI
- a CDS encoding ATP-binding protein, giving the protein MQRSHSSTVKAFSLQFVLIVPFVLQIFGAVGLVGYLSFKNGQKAVNDLADRLMERTSSIVDQHLNSYLSVPTKVLQINSDAIELGLLNVRDRKTAGKYFWKQIQAYDLSYIGIGLKTGEGVGAGRYDGKNLVIDDWGPKPPKNWYIYATDNRGNRTKVVNVLDWNNFKEPWYTEPIKAGRPIWSPFITANYPNYPFIVASMSRPIYNRENQLLGMAAADIHLLKLSDFLRRLDIGHSGQVFIVERNGMMIANSSVQQPFTKFKDKILRLKAIDSPDPMVKEVAQQIQQTFNAFESITESKKLAFHWLGEQYFVHVTPWRDRHGLDWLVVVSIPEQAFMTQVNANTQTSILLCMAALVVATLMGLLTSHWITRPIVRLNKASQAMASGNLDQTVEISSIQELNSLAHSFNDMVGQLRQSFSALEKSNVQLEDRAAELKTTLSELQRTQAQVMQNEKMASLGQLVAGVAHEINNPVSFIHGNITYLHEYTQDLLRILHLYQQHPLSNDPEIQALAEEIDLEFLMEDLQKILTSMKTGTDRIRNIVLSLRNFSRVDEADWKAVDIHEGIESTLLILQHRLKDKSERLGIQVIRNYGNLPQVECYPAQLNQVFMNILVNAIDALDEVNAKRTYEEREKNPSYITVRTSIRDSQWVEIAIADNGIGMSQIVKNQVFDPFFTTKPVGKGTGMGMAISYHIITEKHGGRLECFSSFGTGTEFIVLLPLKSPLTIQEYKPLHL